A single genomic interval of Veillonellales bacterium harbors:
- a CDS encoding transketolase family protein: MGKATREAYGEALRELGALNKDIIVLDADLSKSTKTNLFAKAFPERFFNVGIAEQNLMGTAAGLAAAGKIPFVSSFAMFAAGRAFEQVRNSICYPRLNVKIAATHAGLTVGEDGASHQAIEDISLMRSIPNMTVIVPADAAETRQAIAFAAEYRGPVYIRLGRMAVPELFGDDYEFQHGKAVELADGKDVTLIASGVMVSAAREAAEELLAAGISARVLNIHTIKPIDVEAVCKAARDTGAIVTCEEHNIIGGLGSAVAEVLVEHQPVPMERVGVQDTFGESGTPAALLKKYHLTAADIVEAAKRVVRRKK, encoded by the coding sequence ATGGGAAAAGCAACACGGGAAGCATACGGCGAAGCCCTCCGGGAGTTGGGCGCGCTGAATAAAGATATTATTGTGCTGGATGCGGATTTATCGAAATCTACCAAAACCAATCTATTTGCCAAAGCCTTTCCTGAGCGTTTTTTTAATGTCGGCATTGCCGAGCAGAATTTGATGGGAACGGCCGCCGGACTGGCGGCTGCCGGCAAAATTCCTTTTGTTTCTTCTTTTGCTATGTTCGCCGCCGGACGGGCGTTTGAACAGGTGCGGAATTCGATTTGCTATCCCCGGCTGAATGTGAAAATCGCGGCGACTCATGCCGGCCTGACAGTAGGGGAAGACGGGGCTTCTCATCAGGCGATCGAGGATATCTCTCTGATGCGCAGCATCCCCAATATGACGGTTATCGTTCCGGCAGATGCGGCGGAAACCCGTCAGGCCATTGCTTTTGCCGCCGAATATCGCGGCCCGGTATATATCCGTCTTGGTCGTATGGCGGTGCCTGAACTGTTCGGCGACGATTATGAATTTCAGCACGGCAAAGCCGTGGAGCTGGCCGACGGTAAGGATGTGACGCTGATTGCCAGCGGGGTAATGGTCAGCGCGGCCCGTGAGGCTGCGGAAGAATTGCTGGCTGCCGGAATCAGCGCCAGGGTGCTGAACATTCACACTATTAAGCCGATTGATGTGGAGGCTGTTTGCAAAGCGGCCCGGGATACCGGTGCGATTGTTACCTGCGAAGAACATAACATTATCGGCGGCCTCGGCAGCGCCGTGGCGGAAGTGCTGGTGGAACATCAGCCGGTTCCCATGGAACGGGTCGGCGTGCAGGATACCTTCGGTGAATCCGGCACCCCTGCCGCTTTACTGAAGAAGTACCATCTGACAGCCGCTGATATTGTTGAAGCCGCAAAACGAGTAGTGAGGCGGAAGAAGTAA
- the ftsE gene encoding cell division ATP-binding protein FtsE, whose product MIHMTDVSKIYDNGSVALSDVTLDIEKGEFVFIVGPSGAGKSTFVKLILREELPTHGQLIVNGRNISDLSPGEVPYLRRALGIVFQDYRLLPNKTVYENIAFAMQVVEASRREMQKRVHHVLDLVGLRSKTRCFPTELSGGEQQRVAIARAIVNSPLIVIADEPTGNLDPDTSGEIMKIFDRINQNGTTVVMATHDKTVVDKMKKRVIAIEKSRIVRDQVKGVYGYED is encoded by the coding sequence ATGATTCACATGACAGACGTTTCGAAGATATACGATAATGGCTCCGTCGCCCTCTCGGATGTCACTCTAGATATTGAAAAAGGCGAATTTGTTTTTATTGTCGGCCCCAGCGGTGCCGGTAAGTCTACTTTTGTAAAATTAATTCTGCGGGAGGAATTGCCGACTCACGGCCAGCTCATCGTAAACGGCCGCAATATCAGCGACTTGTCTCCCGGCGAGGTGCCTTATCTGCGGCGGGCGCTGGGAATTGTGTTTCAGGATTACCGGCTGCTGCCGAATAAAACGGTTTATGAAAATATTGCTTTTGCCATGCAGGTGGTGGAGGCATCCCGGCGGGAAATGCAAAAACGGGTTCATCATGTCCTGGATCTGGTGGGACTGCGCAGCAAGACCCGCTGTTTTCCCACGGAACTGTCCGGCGGTGAGCAGCAGCGGGTGGCGATTGCCAGAGCGATTGTCAACAGTCCTTTGATTGTGATTGCCGACGAACCGACGGGCAATTTGGATCCGGATACCTCCGGGGAGATCATGAAGATTTTTGACCGGATCAATCAAAATGGCACAACCGTTGTGATGGCTACCCATGATAAAACGGTGGTAGACAAAATGAAGAAACGGGTCATTGCGATTGAAAAGAGCCGTATCGTCCGCGATCAGGTGAAAGGGGTATACGGCTATGAAGATTAG
- a CDS encoding transketolase yields MADKLTQDQLTQMAKHARAIRRNIIAAVTEAKSGHPGGSLSAADILTVLYFAEMKVDVRNPADPARDRFVLSKGHAAPVLYATLAEKGFFPAEELLTLRKIDSRIQGHPSMKDVPGVDMSTGSLGQGLAAANGMALAGRLDGRDYRVYALLGDGELEEGMVWEAAMFAPHYKLDNLTAFVDFNGLQIDGPIAEVMSPLPIPEKWQSFGWNVLEIDGHDMNAIYAAIQTAKTVKDRPTMIVAHTVKGKGVCEMENAAEWHGKAPSREECQLFLSELDD; encoded by the coding sequence ATGGCTGATAAACTTACACAGGATCAATTAACCCAAATGGCAAAGCACGCCAGAGCGATACGCCGTAATATTATAGCCGCTGTTACTGAGGCTAAGTCAGGTCATCCCGGCGGTTCTTTGTCGGCAGCCGATATTTTAACGGTGCTGTATTTTGCGGAAATGAAGGTGGATGTCCGGAACCCGGCTGATCCTGCCAGGGATCGGTTTGTACTGTCAAAAGGACATGCCGCTCCGGTTTTATATGCGACTTTGGCGGAGAAGGGATTCTTTCCCGCCGAGGAATTACTGACGCTGCGGAAAATTGACAGCCGCATTCAGGGACATCCCAGTATGAAGGACGTTCCGGGGGTGGATATGTCTACCGGTTCTCTGGGGCAGGGCTTGGCAGCGGCTAACGGCATGGCTCTGGCCGGCCGGCTGGATGGCAGAGATTACCGGGTGTATGCTCTGCTGGGGGACGGCGAGCTGGAGGAAGGCATGGTATGGGAGGCGGCGATGTTTGCCCCTCACTATAAGCTGGATAATCTGACGGCTTTCGTTGATTTTAACGGGCTGCAGATTGACGGACCGATTGCTGAGGTGATGTCGCCGCTGCCGATTCCGGAAAAATGGCAATCTTTCGGCTGGAATGTTCTGGAGATCGACGGCCACGATATGAACGCTATTTATGCTGCCATTCAAACTGCAAAAACCGTAAAAGATCGGCCAACCATGATCGTCGCGCATACTGTTAAAGGCAAAGGAGTCTGTGAAATGGAAAATGCGGCGGAATGGCACGGCAAGGCGCCCAGCCGCGAGGAATGCCAGTTGTTCCTCAGCGAGCTTGATGATTAA